CATCGGCAATAGCGCTAGTAAATAGGAAGCGAACGCTAAATTATAGTTCGTGCTAAATTCCGATTGGAAAATATATTGAACTAACGGTAAAGTGGCATGTTCCGGATCTGTCAGTATGACCAATGGAAGCATGAAGTCATTCCATGCATATAAAGCTGTAAGTATAGCTACTGTTGCATTCATTGGTGATAGAAGGGGGAAGATAACTTTCCAAAAGATCTTCCATGAACTTGCGCCGTCCATGACAGCTGCCTCTTCCAGTGCAACTGGAATTGACTTAATATATCCCACATAGATAAAGACATTAAAGGACAACTGGAACACGATATAAAGAAAAATGAGTCCGATGAGATTATCCATACCAGCGATGGCTGTTTGTCTCACTAATGGCAGCATAATAATCGGGAACGGTACGAACATAGCGCTTACAAAGTAATAAAATAAGCCTTTAAAAAATTTTTTATGCATATTTCTGGCAATTGCATAGGAAACAAGAGAATTCGTTAATACCGTTAATACAACGACAGAAAACGTAACGATAAAGCTATTTGATAATGCTTGAAAGAAATTGGTCATTTCAATCGCATCAAGAAAATTTTGAAAACGCCATTCATCTGGTAGAGAAAGTAATGGTTTTACCATTTCCCCCGGTGTTTTCAAAGCAATATTAATCGTTAAATATAACGGGAAAAAGATCAATAATGTTCCGATAATTAACAGGCTAGTAACAAGCCAATTTTTCTTTTTTCTCATTGTTGTACCTCCCGTTTTTGTAAGAATCGCAGTTGAATAATGGAAAGGGCAACGATGACAATAAAGTATATAACTGCGTTAGCAGATTGATAGCCAAATTGCCCGCCTTCAAATCCACCTCGATAAATTAATACGGAAATGGATTCCGTTGCATATCCTGGTCCACCGCCAGTTAAAGCAATGATATGGTCAAATACCATTAAAAATGTTTTCAATGCAAGTACCATATTAATCGTGAAAAATGGCGCAATTA
This genomic interval from Virgibacillus pantothenticus contains the following:
- a CDS encoding carbohydrate ABC transporter permease, producing the protein MRKKKNWLVTSLLIIGTLLIFFPLYLTINIALKTPGEMVKPLLSLPDEWRFQNFLDAIEMTNFFQALSNSFIVTFSVVVLTVLTNSLVSYAIARNMHKKFFKGLFYYFVSAMFVPFPIIMLPLVRQTAIAGMDNLIGLIFLYIVFQLSFNVFIYVGYIKSIPVALEEAAVMDGASSWKIFWKVIFPLLSPMNATVAILTALYAWNDFMLPLVILTDPEHATLPLVQYIFQSEFSTNYNLAFASYLLALLPMVIVYLIAQKWIISNVTRGAVK